Proteins from one Xenopus tropicalis strain Nigerian chromosome 1, UCB_Xtro_10.0, whole genome shotgun sequence genomic window:
- the tle5 gene encoding TLE family member 5 isoform X1 yields the protein MMFPQSSSRHSGSSHLPQQLKFTTSDSCDRIKDEFQLLQAQYHSLKLECDKLASEKSEMQRHYVMYYEMSYGLNIEMHKQAEIVKRLNGICAQVLPYLSQEHQQQVLGAIERAKQVTAPELNSIIRQLQVHQLSQLQALALPLTPLPVGLQAPSLPVSASSGLLSLSALGSQGHLPKEDKNGHDGDPRADDDGDKSD from the exons ATGATGTTTCCTCAAAGCAGCAGCCGGCACTCG ggCTCTTCGCATTTGCCCCAGCAACTCAAATTCACAACCTCAGATTCATGTGATAGAATTAAGGATGAATTTCAACTGCTGCAGGCACAGTATCACAG TCTAAAGCTGGAGTGTGATAAGCTGGCCAGTGAGAAATCTGAGATGCAACGGCACTATGTCATG TATTATGAGATGTCATATGGACTGAATATCGAAATGCACAAACAG GCTGAAATAGTGAAGCGTTTAAATGGAATCTGTGCACAGGTGTTGCCTTATCTCTCACAGGAG CACCAGCAGCAAGTCCTGGGAGCCATTGAGCGAGCAAAGCAAGTGACTGCTCCAGAGCTGAACTCCATCATCCGT CAGCTTCAGGTGCATCAACTCTCCCAGCTTCAGGCTTTGGCCCTTCCTCTCACTCCTTTGCCTGTGGGATTGCAGGCACCTTCTCTGCCTGTCAGTGCAAGCAGTGGCCTTCTCTCCCTGTCGGCATTAGGCTCTCAGGGCCATCTTCCCAAGGAGGACAAGAATGGCCATGACGGTGACCCACGGGCTGATGATGATGGTGACAAGTCTGATTAA
- the tle5 gene encoding amino-terminal enhancer of split: MMFPQSSSRHSGSSHLPQQLKFTTSDSCDRIKDEFQLLQAQYHSLKLECDKLASEKSEMQRHYVMYYEMSYGLNIEMHKQAEIVKRLNGICAQVLPYLSQEHQQQVLGAIERAKQVTAPELNSIIRQQLQVHQLSQLQALALPLTPLPVGLQAPSLPVSASSGLLSLSALGSQGHLPKEDKNGHDGDPRADDDGDKSD, encoded by the exons ATGATGTTTCCTCAAAGCAGCAGCCGGCACTCG ggCTCTTCGCATTTGCCCCAGCAACTCAAATTCACAACCTCAGATTCATGTGATAGAATTAAGGATGAATTTCAACTGCTGCAGGCACAGTATCACAG TCTAAAGCTGGAGTGTGATAAGCTGGCCAGTGAGAAATCTGAGATGCAACGGCACTATGTCATG TATTATGAGATGTCATATGGACTGAATATCGAAATGCACAAACAG GCTGAAATAGTGAAGCGTTTAAATGGAATCTGTGCACAGGTGTTGCCTTATCTCTCACAGGAG CACCAGCAGCAAGTCCTGGGAGCCATTGAGCGAGCAAAGCAAGTGACTGCTCCAGAGCTGAACTCCATCATCCGT CAGCAGCTTCAGGTGCATCAACTCTCCCAGCTTCAGGCTTTGGCCCTTCCTCTCACTCCTTTGCCTGTGGGATTGCAGGCACCTTCTCTGCCTGTCAGTGCAAGCAGTGGCCTTCTCTCCCTGTCGGCATTAGGCTCTCAGGGCCATCTTCCCAAGGAGGACAAGAATGGCCATGACGGTGACCCACGGGCTGATGATGATGGTGACAAGTCTGATTAA